One Lacunisphaera limnophila DNA window includes the following coding sequences:
- a CDS encoding copper-binding protein: MKSSLRLLLALLALPAATLWANEKTDAPSKNCGCACCKGKATCCCNEETSAEPAPPDQAKRYPLKGVIMDILADQTALLVKHEAIPGYMKAMTMLLKVDAATLAAATKGQAITATLVERADGFWLEDVQSAK, encoded by the coding sequence ATGAAATCATCCCTCCGCCTCCTCCTCGCGCTGCTTGCCCTCCCGGCCGCGACGCTCTGGGCCAACGAAAAAACCGACGCCCCGTCCAAGAACTGCGGCTGCGCCTGCTGCAAGGGCAAGGCCACCTGCTGCTGTAACGAGGAAACGTCCGCTGAACCCGCCCCACCCGACCAGGCGAAGCGGTACCCCCTCAAGGGCGTGATCATGGACATCCTCGCCGACCAGACCGCCCTCCTCGTCAAACACGAGGCGATCCCCGGCTACATGAAGGCCATGACGATGCTGCTCAAGGTCGACGCCGCCACCCTCGCCGCCGCCACCAAGGGCCAGGCCATCACCGCCACCCTCGTCGAGCGCGCGGACGGTTTCTGGCTCGAGGACGTCCAGTCGGCCAAGTAA
- a CDS encoding DJ-1/PfpI family protein yields MKSRPAVRLLLPIVAWLALAGLVASAAPSPDADAVPDARLTAPLAVPANGEIRVAFLLSPGAEVVDFAGPWGVFEYVFVGQDYRRPFKLYTVAAAKEPVTVSGGLTVMPNHAFADAPAPDVIVVPAIDLEKLAPSALEWLRAAQADTAVTMSVCNGSLVLGQAGLLDGKTATAHHGGYTTLRAEFPKVNVVRGVRYVEDGKIATAGGLTSGVDLALRVVERYYGREATLQTARYLEYQGTGWMHPQSNAEFARKPAQVPGYSLCPVCEMGVSETTALKTEFERKTHYFCSQWCQDHFAANPQRYLDAN; encoded by the coding sequence ATGAAATCCCGGCCTGCTGTTCGGCTCCTGCTTCCCATCGTCGCCTGGCTGGCGCTGGCCGGTCTTGTTGCTTCCGCCGCGCCTTCCCCCGACGCTGACGCCGTGCCGGATGCCCGGCTCACCGCCCCACTCGCGGTCCCCGCGAACGGTGAAATCCGCGTCGCTTTCCTCCTCTCGCCCGGAGCGGAAGTGGTCGATTTCGCCGGCCCATGGGGGGTGTTCGAATACGTGTTTGTCGGCCAGGATTACCGGAGACCCTTCAAGCTCTACACCGTCGCCGCGGCGAAGGAGCCGGTCACCGTCTCAGGCGGCCTGACCGTGATGCCCAACCACGCCTTCGCCGACGCTCCCGCGCCCGATGTCATCGTGGTACCGGCCATAGACCTGGAAAAGCTCGCCCCCTCCGCGCTCGAGTGGTTGCGCGCGGCGCAAGCAGACACCGCTGTCACGATGTCTGTTTGCAACGGGTCCCTTGTTCTCGGCCAGGCTGGCCTGCTCGACGGCAAAACCGCCACCGCCCACCATGGCGGCTATACCACCCTGCGCGCGGAGTTCCCGAAGGTGAACGTGGTCCGCGGCGTCCGTTACGTCGAGGATGGCAAGATCGCCACCGCCGGCGGCCTGACTTCGGGCGTCGATCTCGCCCTGCGCGTGGTCGAACGCTACTACGGCCGAGAGGCGACGCTGCAAACCGCGCGGTATCTCGAATACCAAGGCACTGGCTGGATGCATCCGCAGAGCAATGCCGAATTCGCCCGGAAGCCCGCTCAAGTTCCAGGATATTCGCTCTGCCCGGTCTGCGAAATGGGAGTCAGTGAAACAACCGCGCTGAAGACCGAATTTGAAAGGAAGACCCACTACTTCTGTAGCCAGTGGTGCCAAGATCACTTCGCGGCGAATCCCCAACGCTACCTCGACGCGAATTGA
- a CDS encoding SCO family protein, with amino-acid sequence MRPLLLVLALTLAGCSRQEPPAAPAPAGPKEYALTGEVVALTPERNAIIAKHDEIPGYMPPMTMEFIVEAPERAKLAEGTRFRARLVDDDSGTLRLLDVVPLDPVKEAAVAAAANQLRQDTSMRGNSAYREIGETVPSFTLYDQYGEIFSPSRVRGKWVVMNFIYTRCPIATMCPAATARMYDLQRTAREQGRDDLELISVTLDPAYDTPPVLKSYAETRGLDGRNFHLLTGPEGAVRDLLVQFGVIVEPGENFLKHTLATLLINPQGKIVHRVDGTSWKPQVFLDRLPAVKPAPAVTPLTSAVPADSGESSLVRGPDGTVYLTYSGAGRLTEERGLWLATLAPGAAAWTAPRLITSTPLLMENWADFATLTVATDGTLWAQWYQRPSGDEPRGYDGWFARSTDGGDSWSDPAPLGHEFVSLAPLSGGRVLAVWLESTRVRDPNAPRVKRDPNAPRPAPDPNAPYAPSMRLKSRLLAPDGAALQEWIVDPDVCTCCQTTLASLPDDHVLVSYRGHLPDETRDNQLARFDGTAWDTPRTLHDDGWKIPACPVNGPAADALHEHTAVAWFTAAEGVARVQAKLSPDGGRTFGPALPIDLGRPIGRLDLVSLADGSSVISWLEARSENNAAGLYVRRLFPDGRLSAPLQVAATSAVRASGFPRLAAQPGDHLPVVISWTDATPSDPADPKSPAATRVLTARFDAARLAKAAPTAAVPGSVRPIAVVRGQNLELLEVCAVPEIGH; translated from the coding sequence ATGCGCCCGCTGCTCCTCGTCCTCGCTCTCACGCTGGCCGGCTGTTCCCGCCAGGAACCGCCGGCCGCGCCCGCCCCCGCCGGCCCGAAGGAATACGCCCTGACCGGCGAGGTCGTGGCGCTCACCCCGGAGCGCAACGCCATCATCGCGAAGCATGACGAGATCCCGGGTTACATGCCACCGATGACGATGGAGTTCATCGTCGAGGCGCCGGAACGCGCGAAGCTCGCCGAGGGCACGCGCTTCCGCGCCCGGCTGGTCGACGACGACTCGGGCACCTTGCGCCTGCTCGACGTCGTGCCGCTCGACCCGGTCAAGGAGGCCGCCGTGGCCGCCGCCGCCAACCAACTGCGGCAGGACACCTCCATGCGCGGCAACTCCGCCTACCGCGAGATCGGCGAAACCGTGCCGTCGTTCACCCTGTACGACCAGTACGGCGAGATTTTCTCCCCCAGCCGCGTCCGCGGAAAATGGGTCGTGATGAACTTCATCTACACCCGCTGCCCCATCGCCACGATGTGCCCCGCCGCCACCGCCCGCATGTATGACCTGCAACGAACCGCCCGCGAGCAGGGCCGCGACGACTTGGAGCTGATCTCCGTCACCCTCGATCCGGCCTACGACACGCCCCCCGTGCTGAAGAGCTACGCCGAAACCCGCGGCCTCGACGGAAGAAATTTCCACCTCCTCACCGGTCCCGAGGGCGCCGTGCGCGACCTGCTCGTCCAATTCGGCGTCATCGTCGAGCCCGGCGAAAATTTCCTGAAACACACCCTCGCCACGCTCCTTATCAACCCGCAGGGCAAGATCGTACACCGCGTGGACGGCACCTCCTGGAAACCGCAGGTCTTCCTCGACCGGTTGCCCGCGGTGAAACCCGCCCCCGCCGTCACGCCGCTCACCTCCGCCGTGCCCGCCGACTCCGGCGAGTCGAGCCTCGTCCGCGGCCCCGACGGCACGGTCTACCTGACCTATTCCGGCGCTGGGCGCTTGACCGAGGAGCGCGGCCTCTGGCTCGCCACCCTCGCCCCCGGGGCCGCCGCGTGGACCGCGCCGCGTCTCATCACGAGCACCCCGCTGCTCATGGAAAATTGGGCCGACTTCGCCACGCTCACCGTGGCGACCGACGGCACGCTCTGGGCCCAATGGTACCAGCGCCCGTCCGGCGACGAGCCCCGCGGCTACGATGGCTGGTTCGCCCGCTCGACCGACGGCGGTGATTCCTGGTCCGACCCCGCCCCGCTCGGCCACGAGTTCGTCAGCCTCGCCCCGCTCTCCGGCGGCCGCGTCCTCGCCGTGTGGCTCGAAAGCACCCGCGTGCGCGACCCAAACGCCCCGCGCGTGAAACGCGATCCCAACGCCCCGCGTCCGGCCCCGGACCCGAACGCCCCCTACGCGCCCTCGATGCGCCTGAAATCCCGCCTCCTCGCCCCCGACGGCGCCGCCCTCCAGGAGTGGATCGTGGACCCCGACGTCTGCACCTGCTGCCAGACCACCCTCGCCTCCCTTCCCGACGACCACGTCCTCGTCTCCTACCGCGGCCACCTGCCCGACGAGACCCGCGACAACCAGCTCGCCCGCTTCGATGGCACCGCCTGGGACACTCCCCGCACCCTGCACGACGACGGCTGGAAGATCCCCGCCTGCCCCGTCAACGGCCCCGCCGCCGATGCCCTGCACGAGCATACCGCCGTGGCGTGGTTCACCGCTGCGGAGGGTGTGGCGAGGGTGCAGGCCAAACTCTCCCCCGACGGCGGTCGCACCTTCGGCCCCGCCCTGCCCATCGACCTCGGCCGCCCCATCGGGCGGCTCGACCTCGTGTCCCTCGCCGACGGCTCGTCCGTCATTTCCTGGCTCGAGGCCCGGAGCGAGAACAACGCCGCCGGCCTCTACGTGCGCCGCCTCTTCCCCGACGGCCGGCTCTCCGCCCCCCTGCAGGTCGCCGCCACCAGCGCCGTCCGCGCCAGCGGCTTTCCACGCCTGGCCGCCCAACCGGGCGACCACTTGCCCGTGGTCATCAGCTGGACCGACGCCACCCCCTCCGACCCGGCCGACCCGAAATCGCCGGCCGCGACGCGCGTCCTCACCGCCCGCTTCGACGCCGCGCGCCTGGCCAAGGCCGCGCCCACCGCCGCCGTGCCCGGCTCCGTCCGGCCGATCGCCGTCGTGCGCGGCCAGAACCTCGAACTCCTCGAGGTTTGCGCCGTGCCGGAAATCGGCCACTGA
- a CDS encoding DUF4198 domain-containing protein produces MLPRVARFLLLTCPVLLAAHECWLQPSRFDPVPGQELGLRLNVGMNFQGEARPFNPQRAARLAYYSAAGAADWTGKTSGQTELDFSLPTPGTHVLALDSGANLITLEAEKFNAYLKEEGLTSVLAQREQAGETNTPGKERYIRHIKTLLQAGGRSDDTWQIRTGQRLELVPLNNPATVHPGGTQRVQLLFAGQPLADNLVRAWHRAGDKLTVIDVRTSASGEAAFTLPAAGAWMLSTVHMARVTGDAQADWESLWGNLTFAITEPAPAHPVKGVIMGIMTEKTALLVKHEEVPGVMRAMTMMFKVDPAVLTRVKRTDAIRGKMQRRPDGWWLLDVEVLPPAK; encoded by the coding sequence ATGTTGCCCCGCGTTGCCCGCTTCCTCCTGCTCACCTGCCCGGTCCTGCTCGCCGCTCACGAATGCTGGCTCCAGCCCTCACGTTTTGACCCCGTCCCCGGTCAGGAGCTGGGGCTGCGCCTGAATGTCGGCATGAATTTCCAAGGCGAGGCGCGGCCTTTCAACCCGCAGCGTGCCGCGCGCCTGGCCTACTACTCTGCCGCCGGTGCCGCCGACTGGACCGGAAAGACCTCGGGCCAGACCGAACTGGATTTCTCGCTCCCCACTCCCGGCACCCACGTCCTCGCCCTCGATAGCGGCGCGAACCTCATCACCCTCGAGGCGGAAAAATTCAACGCCTACCTCAAGGAGGAAGGCCTCACCTCGGTTCTCGCCCAGCGCGAGCAGGCCGGGGAGACCAACACGCCCGGCAAGGAACGCTACATCCGCCATATCAAGACCCTCCTGCAGGCCGGCGGCCGCAGTGACGACACCTGGCAGATACGCACCGGCCAGCGCCTTGAACTCGTGCCGCTCAACAACCCGGCGACCGTGCACCCCGGCGGCACGCAGCGCGTCCAATTGCTCTTCGCCGGCCAGCCGCTCGCCGACAACCTCGTCCGCGCCTGGCACCGGGCCGGCGACAAGCTAACGGTGATCGACGTTCGCACGAGCGCCTCCGGTGAAGCCGCCTTCACCTTGCCCGCCGCCGGAGCGTGGATGCTGAGTACGGTGCACATGGCCCGTGTCACCGGCGACGCGCAGGCCGACTGGGAAAGCCTCTGGGGCAACCTCACCTTCGCGATCACCGAGCCCGCACCCGCCCACCCGGTGAAGGGCGTGATCATGGGCATCATGACGGAGAAGACTGCGCTGCTCGTGAAGCACGAGGAGGTCCCTGGCGTGATGCGCGCCATGACGATGATGTTCAAGGTCGACCCCGCCGTGCTGACGCGCGTGAAACGCACCGACGCGATTCGCGGCAAGATGCAACGCCGCCCCGACGGCTGGTGGCTCCTCGACGTCGAGGTCCTCCCCCCGGCGAAATAA
- a CDS encoding TonB-dependent copper receptor gives MKTSARVLLALLAQASTALLAQTTAPAPAAGESDPIRLEPVVITAAQTQQPLVITADPKAPAQPVPAHDGADVLKNIPGFAVIRKGGTDGDPVLRGLAGSRLGIQVDGECIFGGCGSRMDPPTAYVFPTAYDRITVIKGPQTVLHGPGNTAGVVLFERDLRRLDQPYNGFLASATAASFGRVDGVVDARSGTATVQARATGTFTRADDYEDGAGRAVHSAYERWSTNATLAWTPDAHTVVEFTGARSDGEAAYADRMMDGVLFDRTNYAVQVRRENLSSLVTRAEARWFHNYVDHVMDNYTLRPFVASMMMPGRSVSNPDRLTTGGLAQLTLAPAAAVTVTAGLDTQRNVHALRSTMNQGMMPYEARARVRDAKFTQAGAFAEGNWLAAPGHRVIAGARLDRWEAQDPRATVALSMMSTAANPSAGRTRTSDLASGFARYEHDLDGGTPVTLYAGLGRVQRFPDYWELIKNESAATVSAFGTKPETTTQFDAGALYRAGPVEFSLSVFAADLADYILVQSNVAKPSGMMGSRMAVITRNIDASTFGGEAALAWRFAEHWKADASLAYVRGENDTDSRPLAQLPPLEGRLALAYATTDWSAGGLVRLVSAQDRVAVNQGNIVGQDIGRSSGFAILSLNASRRFGQHFRLSAGIDNLLDRTYAEHISRAGGMVSGFIQTTRVNEPGRTLWLKLDASY, from the coding sequence ATGAAAACGTCCGCCCGTGTCCTCCTGGCGCTGCTGGCCCAAGCCTCCACCGCTCTCCTCGCCCAAACCACCGCCCCGGCCCCCGCCGCGGGCGAATCCGACCCGATCCGGCTCGAGCCAGTGGTTATCACCGCGGCCCAGACCCAACAGCCGCTCGTCATCACCGCCGACCCGAAGGCCCCCGCCCAGCCCGTGCCCGCCCACGACGGCGCGGACGTCCTCAAGAACATCCCGGGCTTCGCCGTCATCCGCAAGGGCGGCACCGACGGCGACCCCGTCCTCCGCGGCCTCGCCGGCTCCCGCCTCGGCATCCAGGTCGACGGCGAGTGCATCTTCGGCGGCTGCGGCTCCCGCATGGACCCGCCCACCGCCTACGTCTTCCCCACGGCCTACGACCGCATCACCGTCATCAAGGGCCCGCAGACCGTCCTCCACGGACCGGGCAACACCGCCGGCGTCGTGCTTTTCGAGCGCGACCTGCGCCGCCTCGACCAGCCGTATAACGGCTTCCTGGCCTCCGCCACCGCCGCCAGCTTCGGCCGCGTCGACGGCGTCGTGGATGCCCGCAGCGGCACCGCCACCGTGCAGGCCCGCGCCACCGGCACCTTCACCCGCGCCGACGATTACGAGGACGGCGCGGGCCGCGCCGTGCACTCCGCCTACGAACGTTGGAGCACCAACGCCACCCTCGCCTGGACCCCCGACGCCCACACCGTCGTCGAGTTCACCGGCGCCCGCAGCGACGGCGAGGCCGCCTACGCCGACCGCATGATGGACGGTGTCCTCTTCGACCGCACCAACTATGCCGTCCAGGTCCGGCGCGAGAACCTCTCGTCCCTCGTCACCCGCGCCGAGGCCCGCTGGTTCCACAACTACGTGGACCACGTGATGGACAACTACACCCTGCGCCCCTTCGTCGCCTCCATGATGATGCCCGGCCGGTCCGTCTCGAACCCCGATCGCCTCACCACCGGCGGCCTCGCCCAGCTCACGCTCGCCCCGGCCGCCGCCGTCACCGTCACCGCCGGCCTCGACACCCAGCGCAACGTGCACGCCCTCCGCTCCACCATGAACCAAGGCATGATGCCCTACGAAGCCCGGGCCCGGGTGCGCGACGCGAAATTCACCCAGGCCGGCGCCTTTGCCGAGGGCAACTGGCTCGCCGCCCCGGGCCACCGCGTCATCGCCGGCGCACGTCTCGACCGCTGGGAGGCCCAGGATCCCCGCGCCACGGTCGCGCTTTCCATGATGAGCACCGCCGCCAACCCCAGCGCCGGGCGCACCCGCACCTCCGACCTGGCCAGCGGCTTCGCGCGCTACGAGCACGACCTCGACGGCGGGACCCCGGTCACACTCTACGCCGGCCTCGGCCGCGTGCAGCGCTTCCCCGACTACTGGGAACTGATCAAGAACGAGAGCGCCGCCACCGTCTCCGCCTTCGGCACCAAGCCCGAGACTACGACCCAGTTCGACGCCGGCGCGCTCTACCGCGCGGGTCCGGTCGAGTTCTCCCTCTCGGTCTTCGCCGCGGACCTCGCCGACTACATCCTCGTGCAGAGCAACGTCGCCAAACCCTCCGGCATGATGGGCAGCCGGATGGCCGTCATCACCCGCAACATCGACGCCTCCACCTTCGGCGGTGAGGCCGCGCTCGCCTGGCGCTTCGCCGAACACTGGAAGGCCGACGCCTCGCTCGCCTACGTGCGCGGCGAGAACGACACCGACTCCCGCCCCCTCGCGCAGCTGCCGCCGCTTGAGGGCCGCCTCGCTCTCGCCTACGCCACGACGGACTGGTCGGCCGGCGGCCTCGTCCGGCTCGTGTCCGCCCAGGACCGCGTCGCCGTCAACCAGGGCAACATCGTCGGCCAGGACATCGGCCGCTCGTCCGGCTTCGCCATCCTCTCCCTCAACGCCAGCCGCCGCTTCGGCCAGCACTTCCGCCTCTCCGCCGGAATCGACAATCTCCTCGACCGGACGTATGCTGAACATATCAGCCGCGCCGGCGGCATGGTGTCCGGCTTCATCCAGACCACCCGCGTCAACGAACCCGGCCGCACCCTGTGGCTGAAGCTCGATGCGTCCTACTAA